A part of Haloarchaeobius sp. HME9146 genomic DNA contains:
- a CDS encoding cold-shock protein — protein sequence MATGKVDFFNDTGGYGFIDTEDADEDVFFHMEDVGGPDLEEGEEIEFEIEDSPKGPRAANVVRL from the coding sequence ATGGCGACAGGCAAGGTTGACTTCTTCAACGACACTGGCGGTTACGGCTTTATCGACACCGAGGACGCGGACGAGGACGTTTTCTTCCACATGGAGGACGTTGGCGGACCGGACCTCGAAGAGGGCGAAGAGATCGAATTCGAAATCGAGGACTCCCCCAAGGGTCCGCGCGCCGCGAACGTCGTCCGTCTCTAA
- a CDS encoding bacterio-opsin activator domain-containing protein produces MAQDGIGRFERREAPIDEVTVLFVDNDPDFADVSKAMLEREQPGLDVVPVPNGEAALTAIDDGQPVDCIVSDYDMPQMNGLELLESVRERDDRLPFILFTGKGSEEIASEAIAAGVTQYLQKKPGRDRFTLLANQIGNAVSQYRTESALRDRVRQQEAVAAIGQQALNEPQLDVLFETTVRRVARALDVSHVRVLRRHESTGELLPEAEVGWTAEADPSAQARHVVDNTDTPVVVVDDVDEETRFEPNDVMVDAAVRSGACVAIGLRGETWGVLEAHATSHRKFTQDDVTFLQNVATVLASAVERTVIEDERRESSERYRTLVEVSPNPILVHRNLDVVYANPAVVSLLGAESAEAVLEKSVSDIIHATELEEVESIISEVERGAIEPTRRERRIVTEDGTVKHVETTSRAIEYEGEQAVLTIATDITERKQYEQTLNTLHETTRVLMRAETYEDICETTAGTAADLLGLSAMVVYQFDSEVGRLEPVATTPSTADLLESPPAIERGDSNVWSAFSAGESQYFSDVSDGDGGLCAGVESELVIPLGTHGAIVAASGVVDGFDESTIEMLHILAANTEAALDRAEREQLLRDHDQTLSQQNEELRKLNHTNKIVRDVNRAVAQASTRREIEQAVCDRLADADPYVCTWVGEVDAATESVSPLVWADADANYMDRVGDTPEAATPEGELCRRASEEQSVQVVENVLNTPNWEDRRTESLTYGFQTVVAVPLVDNERVYSVLVLHVSTPETVTDREVEVLAELGQTIGYAIHAIERTRALVTDSRIELEFLVEDERLSFSRLSAEVGGTLALDGAIARPDGTHLCFITVTGVAPETVEETVADWSAVTSITRITEDEDEQRTLFELRLVEPRLFELLREYDGSLRELEATEGVTELLVDLPQGGDTRGLWNDIQETYPGTELGARRETTSSARKTRDLRTWVENELTERQFEALQAAFYAGFYAWPRGVTGEKLADALDVTPPTYHYHLRAAERKLVESVFESDSN; encoded by the coding sequence ATGGCGCAGGACGGAATCGGTCGGTTCGAACGACGGGAGGCACCGATAGACGAGGTGACCGTGCTGTTCGTCGACAACGACCCCGATTTCGCGGACGTATCGAAGGCGATGCTGGAGCGAGAACAACCGGGGCTGGACGTGGTTCCGGTCCCGAACGGGGAAGCCGCGTTGACGGCGATCGACGACGGCCAGCCGGTCGACTGCATCGTGAGTGACTACGATATGCCCCAGATGAACGGGCTGGAGTTACTCGAGTCGGTGAGGGAACGCGACGACCGGCTCCCATTCATCCTGTTCACCGGGAAAGGCTCTGAGGAGATCGCAAGCGAGGCGATCGCGGCGGGTGTCACGCAGTATCTCCAGAAGAAACCGGGGCGGGACCGGTTCACGCTGCTGGCGAACCAGATCGGGAACGCGGTGTCGCAGTACCGGACCGAGAGTGCACTGCGCGACCGGGTCAGACAGCAGGAGGCGGTGGCAGCCATCGGGCAACAGGCGTTGAACGAGCCACAGCTCGACGTGCTGTTCGAGACGACGGTCCGGCGGGTCGCGCGGGCGCTCGACGTGAGTCACGTCCGGGTGTTGCGCCGCCACGAGTCGACGGGAGAGCTCCTCCCGGAGGCGGAGGTGGGCTGGACAGCCGAGGCAGACCCTTCGGCACAGGCCCGCCACGTGGTGGACAACACCGACACACCGGTCGTCGTCGTCGACGACGTGGACGAGGAGACTCGCTTCGAGCCGAACGACGTGATGGTGGATGCGGCGGTCAGAAGCGGCGCGTGCGTGGCTATCGGATTGCGCGGTGAGACGTGGGGCGTGCTGGAGGCACACGCGACCAGTCACCGGAAATTCACCCAGGACGACGTGACGTTCCTGCAGAACGTCGCGACCGTGCTGGCGAGCGCGGTCGAGCGGACCGTCATCGAGGACGAGCGCCGCGAGAGCAGCGAGCGCTACCGGACGCTGGTCGAGGTGTCGCCGAACCCGATCCTGGTCCACCGGAACCTCGACGTGGTGTACGCGAACCCGGCGGTCGTGTCGTTGCTCGGGGCGGAAAGTGCAGAGGCCGTCCTGGAGAAGTCCGTCTCGGACATCATCCACGCGACCGAACTCGAGGAGGTCGAGTCGATCATCAGTGAGGTCGAGCGAGGAGCCATCGAACCGACGCGGCGTGAGCGGCGCATCGTCACGGAGGACGGGACCGTCAAACACGTCGAGACGACCTCGCGGGCTATCGAGTACGAGGGGGAGCAGGCGGTGTTGACCATCGCGACGGACATCACGGAGCGCAAGCAGTACGAGCAGACCCTGAACACGCTCCACGAGACGACGCGCGTGCTGATGCGGGCGGAGACGTACGAGGATATCTGCGAGACGACGGCCGGGACAGCCGCGGACCTGCTCGGCCTGAGCGCGATGGTCGTCTACCAGTTCGACAGCGAGGTCGGCCGGCTGGAGCCGGTGGCGACGACGCCGAGCACGGCCGACCTCCTGGAGTCCCCGCCGGCAATCGAACGCGGGGACAGCAACGTCTGGTCGGCGTTCAGTGCGGGCGAGTCGCAGTACTTCAGCGACGTGAGCGACGGCGATGGTGGGCTCTGTGCGGGTGTCGAGAGCGAACTCGTCATCCCGCTCGGCACGCACGGGGCGATCGTCGCTGCCAGCGGGGTCGTCGATGGGTTCGACGAGTCGACCATCGAGATGTTGCACATCCTGGCGGCGAACACCGAGGCGGCACTCGACCGGGCCGAACGCGAGCAGTTGCTCCGGGACCACGACCAGACGCTGAGTCAGCAGAACGAGGAGCTCCGGAAGTTGAATCACACGAACAAGATCGTCCGGGACGTGAACCGGGCGGTCGCGCAGGCGTCGACGCGGCGCGAGATAGAGCAGGCGGTGTGTGACCGGCTGGCCGACGCGGACCCGTACGTCTGCACCTGGGTTGGGGAGGTCGACGCCGCGACCGAATCGGTGTCGCCGCTGGTCTGGGCGGACGCCGACGCGAACTACATGGACCGGGTGGGTGACACGCCCGAGGCCGCGACGCCGGAAGGTGAACTCTGTCGGCGGGCGAGCGAGGAACAGTCGGTGCAGGTGGTCGAGAACGTCCTGAACACGCCCAACTGGGAGGACCGCCGGACCGAGTCGCTGACGTACGGCTTCCAGACGGTCGTCGCGGTCCCGCTGGTCGACAACGAGCGCGTCTACAGCGTGCTGGTGTTACACGTCTCGACGCCGGAGACCGTCACCGACCGAGAGGTCGAGGTGCTGGCCGAGCTCGGCCAGACCATCGGCTACGCCATCCACGCTATCGAGCGAACTCGGGCGCTCGTGACCGACAGCCGAATCGAACTCGAGTTCCTCGTCGAGGACGAGCGCCTCTCGTTCAGCCGGCTCTCGGCGGAGGTCGGGGGGACCCTCGCGCTCGACGGCGCGATCGCCCGCCCGGACGGGACCCATCTCTGTTTCATCACCGTGACCGGGGTCGCACCCGAGACGGTCGAGGAGACGGTCGCGGACTGGTCGGCGGTCACATCGATCACGCGCATCACCGAAGACGAGGACGAACAGCGGACGCTGTTCGAGCTTCGTCTGGTCGAGCCACGGCTGTTCGAGTTGCTGCGGGAGTACGACGGGTCGCTCCGTGAACTGGAGGCGACCGAGGGCGTCACCGAGCTGCTCGTCGACCTGCCACAGGGCGGTGACACCCGTGGCCTCTGGAACGACATCCAGGAGACCTACCCGGGGACCGAACTGGGGGCGCGCCGAGAGACGACCAGTAGCGCACGGAAGACGCGCGACCTTCGAACCTGGGTCGAGAACGAGTTGACCGAACGCCAGTTCGAGGCACTCCAGGCCGCGTTCTACGCGGGGTTCTACGCGTGGCCCCGTGGCGTCACCGGCGAGAAACTCGCCGACGCCCTCGACGTGACGCCCCCGACGTACCACTATCACCTGCGAGCGGCCGAACGGAAGCTCGTCGAGTCGGTGTTCGAATCCGACTCTAATTGA
- a CDS encoding carboxypeptidase-like regulatory domain-containing protein → MTRDHSRLDRLRDDTRAIEGLPIRLVIALVVGVASLSVMMNMISGIGALTVTEVDAQPSPDVVTPGEQAVTITVVDTNGDPVAGATVVVKGETAKLDGIRTAKTGAEGQATLDIAPTLGPNQEEGTLEIDIKPPAGSEYADQRANTVILVIEE, encoded by the coding sequence ATGACCCGCGACCACTCCCGACTCGACCGCCTCCGCGACGACACCCGCGCCATCGAAGGGCTCCCCATCCGACTCGTCATCGCCCTCGTCGTCGGCGTCGCCAGCCTCTCCGTGATGATGAACATGATCTCCGGCATCGGCGCCCTCACCGTCACCGAGGTCGACGCCCAGCCGAGTCCGGACGTCGTCACGCCCGGCGAGCAGGCCGTGACCATCACCGTCGTCGACACCAACGGCGACCCCGTCGCGGGCGCGACCGTGGTCGTGAAAGGCGAGACCGCGAAGCTGGACGGAATCAGGACCGCGAAGACGGGAGCCGAGGGACAGGCCACCCTCGACATCGCGCCCACACTCGGCCCGAATCAGGAAGAAGGCACGCTCGAGATCGACATCAAACCACCCGCCGGCAGCGAGTACGCCGACCAGCGCGCGAACACCGTCATCCTCGTCATCGAGGAGTAG
- a CDS encoding protein-L-isoaspartate O-methyltransferase has product MEPAVLRDDMVDSLEHDAKGVVSTEAVGLALREVPRHEFVADDRTAYADQAHDHGGTTVLSPSLVARLFEALDVREGDSVLIVGAGVGYTAAVAAEIAGSRHVHAIDITRHVVYDARTNLASAGYEDVFVDCRDGARGLPEYAPFDKILVEAAAVDPPCKLVDQLAADGRLVMPQGVGEQHIVAVEDGEQVDSFGPVAFAPLLVEGEQAGAIERNRTAREDRERAAQAVQRGWEYDWIEWE; this is encoded by the coding sequence ATGGAGCCAGCGGTGCTACGCGACGACATGGTCGACAGCCTCGAACACGACGCGAAGGGCGTCGTGTCCACAGAGGCCGTCGGCCTCGCCCTGCGGGAGGTCCCCCGCCACGAGTTCGTCGCGGACGACCGCACCGCCTACGCCGACCAGGCCCACGACCACGGCGGAACGACCGTCCTCTCGCCGAGCCTGGTCGCCAGGCTGTTCGAGGCGCTCGACGTTCGCGAGGGCGACTCGGTCCTCATCGTCGGCGCGGGCGTGGGGTACACCGCGGCCGTCGCCGCCGAGATCGCCGGGTCGCGACACGTCCACGCCATCGACATCACCCGGCACGTCGTCTACGACGCTCGGACGAACCTCGCGTCGGCGGGCTACGAGGACGTGTTCGTCGACTGCCGCGACGGGGCCCGCGGGCTACCCGAGTACGCCCCCTTCGATAAGATTCTGGTCGAGGCAGCCGCTGTCGACCCGCCGTGCAAGCTCGTCGACCAGCTGGCAGCCGACGGCCGACTCGTGATGCCCCAGGGCGTCGGCGAGCAGCACATCGTCGCGGTCGAGGACGGCGAGCAGGTCGACAGCTTCGGCCCGGTCGCGTTCGCCCCCTTGCTCGTCGAGGGCGAGCAGGCCGGTGCCATCGAGCGCAACCGGACCGCCCGCGAGGACCGTGAGCGCGCGGCCCAGGCGGTCCAGCGCGGCTGGGAGTACGACTGGATCGAGTGGGAGTAG
- a CDS encoding ABC transporter substrate-binding protein: MSDEKSLQRRTFLKATGGAATALTLAGCSTTDDPGTTDGGTDDTNGTDDTKNTDDGDSSGGNTDATFQLTNATMSTLDPIKATDTASGEVIQQVFDPLMNYPNAEVAVEPLLATDFEVSADSRTYTFTLKEGATFHNGDTVTAQDFVYSFERLAASEHTRRDYFILDSMGVKHETKTVTTDDGEETEVYKPGSLAVRAVDDTTLEIELAQPFHSTLEMLAYTAFAAVPEGILGDVKGYDGEMSHKKFATQNPIGAGPFSFETWETNTQAAVTRFDDYHGQTASVARVHWQVITDTDALYNYGQNKNADLAPMPTSKYDPTKVTVEETDDLGRQVGTYGPMRNGETANYLSVPTINTYYIGLNAKNVEEPARKAIAYAMNQQEGVDQVFKGRGKPAYHFTPPSIYPGGASAYDQHAKENYPYGYNTTDLESARQVMKDAGYGPNNKYEVTFTTYQSDTWQGLGKILRDKLSSAHITMKLEEAPFSTLLNRGRSGNLAAFSLGWAMDWPAPDNFWGQLAPPKITDTSDGAAGAYVDWDDAAGSASQRAADAWETISNNQAPTDAAQQKRNDGYVTLEEANWEDMVLLPAYHAVDERFAYDWVDIPKFGGGGDSRQKYNTVSIGSRR, from the coding sequence ATGTCAGATGAAAAGTCCCTCCAGCGCCGGACGTTCCTGAAAGCGACCGGCGGCGCGGCGACCGCCCTGACCCTCGCCGGGTGTTCGACCACCGACGACCCCGGCACGACCGACGGCGGAACCGACGACACGAACGGCACCGACGATACGAAGAACACCGACGACGGCGACTCCTCGGGTGGGAACACGGACGCGACCTTCCAGCTCACCAACGCGACGATGAGCACGCTCGACCCCATCAAGGCGACCGACACGGCCTCCGGTGAGGTCATCCAGCAGGTGTTCGACCCCCTGATGAACTACCCGAACGCCGAGGTCGCGGTCGAGCCCCTGCTCGCCACGGACTTCGAGGTCTCGGCGGACTCGCGGACCTACACGTTCACTCTCAAGGAGGGTGCGACCTTCCACAACGGCGACACCGTCACTGCCCAGGACTTCGTCTACTCGTTCGAGCGCCTCGCGGCGTCCGAACACACCCGTCGTGACTACTTCATCCTCGACTCGATGGGGGTGAAACACGAGACGAAGACCGTCACGACCGACGACGGGGAGGAGACCGAGGTGTACAAGCCCGGCTCGCTCGCGGTCCGGGCGGTCGACGACACGACCCTCGAGATCGAACTCGCCCAGCCGTTCCACTCCACCCTCGAGATGCTCGCCTACACTGCCTTCGCGGCCGTTCCCGAGGGCATCCTCGGCGACGTGAAGGGGTACGACGGCGAGATGAGCCACAAGAAGTTCGCGACGCAGAACCCCATCGGTGCTGGCCCGTTCTCCTTCGAGACTTGGGAGACGAACACGCAGGCCGCGGTCACCCGCTTCGACGACTACCACGGGCAGACCGCGTCGGTCGCGCGCGTCCACTGGCAGGTCATCACCGACACCGACGCCCTGTACAACTACGGCCAGAACAAGAACGCCGACCTCGCGCCGATGCCGACGTCGAAGTACGACCCGACCAAGGTCACGGTCGAGGAGACGGACGACCTCGGGCGGCAGGTCGGGACGTACGGGCCGATGCGCAACGGTGAGACCGCGAACTACCTCTCGGTCCCGACCATCAACACGTACTACATCGGCCTGAACGCGAAGAACGTCGAGGAACCCGCGCGCAAGGCGATTGCGTACGCGATGAACCAGCAGGAGGGCGTGGACCAGGTGTTCAAGGGCCGCGGCAAGCCCGCCTACCACTTCACGCCCCCGAGCATCTACCCCGGCGGCGCGTCCGCCTACGACCAGCACGCGAAGGAGAACTACCCCTACGGGTACAACACGACCGACCTCGAGTCCGCCCGTCAGGTCATGAAAGACGCGGGCTACGGTCCGAACAACAAGTACGAGGTCACCTTCACGACCTACCAGTCCGACACCTGGCAGGGTCTCGGGAAGATCCTCCGCGACAAGCTCAGCAGCGCCCACATCACCATGAAGCTCGAGGAGGCCCCCTTCTCGACGCTGCTCAACCGTGGTCGCTCCGGCAACCTCGCCGCGTTCTCCCTCGGCTGGGCGATGGACTGGCCCGCCCCGGACAACTTCTGGGGGCAACTCGCTCCGCCGAAGATCACGGACACGTCGGACGGTGCGGCCGGTGCCTACGTCGACTGGGACGACGCCGCTGGGTCCGCCTCACAGCGAGCTGCCGACGCCTGGGAGACGATTTCGAACAACCAGGCACCGACCGATGCGGCCCAGCAGAAACGGAACGACGGCTACGTCACCCTCGAGGAGGCGAACTGGGAGGACATGGTCCTCCTGCCGGCCTACCACGCGGTCGACGAGCGCTTCGCGTACGACTGGGTCGACATCCCCAAGTTCGGTGGGGGCGGTGACTCGCGCCAGAAGTACAACACGGTCAGTATCGGATCGCGTCGCTGA
- a CDS encoding group I intron-associated PD-(D/E)XK endonuclease, producing MNPSRKGDETEAVILGALMRLGLSVSVPFGDSDRYDMVVDDGDDCYRVQCKTGSWVNGAVRFKLYSSTVGTDGRVNTDYTADEIDAYAVHSREMEQVYWVPIADTGSGEMRLRVEDPHPKAPRSRINWAAEYEVSHRFG from the coding sequence ATGAATCCATCTCGAAAAGGGGACGAGACTGAGGCGGTCATTCTCGGCGCACTGATGCGCCTGGGTCTCTCCGTCTCGGTCCCGTTCGGCGACAGCGACCGGTACGATATGGTCGTCGACGACGGTGACGACTGCTACCGCGTGCAGTGCAAGACCGGAAGCTGGGTGAACGGCGCGGTTCGGTTCAAGCTCTACAGTTCGACCGTCGGCACCGACGGACGGGTGAACACGGACTACACCGCGGACGAGATCGACGCGTACGCGGTCCACTCGCGAGAGATGGAGCAGGTCTACTGGGTTCCGATCGCAGACACCGGGTCCGGAGAGATGCGGCTCCGCGTCGAGGACCCCCATCCGAAGGCACCACGGTCCCGAATCAACTGGGCAGCCGAGTACGAGGTCTCCCATCGGTTCGGGTGA
- a CDS encoding ATP-binding protein, translating to MVVIGRDADESGETVDFGHFRAPDGSYGAGVELDCEFPHAGIVVGKRGYGKSYTLGVIAEGLAGARGVAPVVVDPLGVFTTLDSGAVPASVVAEPRVAASTLPPRAWCDLVGLAPDSAAGAVVWQAAAGAETLAGMRRRVEDLECGPVARRTARNHLTLAESWDVFAPAGLDATDLATGEATVLDLAGTPETAMNAVVRAVATGLYEARVAGNIARLPWLLCDEAHVFFDGVAAPALQTLLTRGRQPGVSLLAATQRPDAVPTVAISQSDLVIAHRLTDRADRDALDRARPAYAADALTAGMPTRPGDVTVVDDTGEAVHAVRVRERTTPHGGSSPRAGTVDTGGEAPQSLK from the coding sequence ATGGTCGTCATCGGGCGGGACGCGGACGAGAGTGGCGAGACAGTAGACTTCGGGCATTTCAGGGCCCCGGACGGGAGCTACGGCGCAGGGGTCGAACTCGACTGCGAGTTCCCGCATGCCGGAATCGTCGTGGGGAAGCGCGGCTACGGGAAGTCCTACACCCTCGGTGTCATCGCGGAGGGGCTGGCCGGGGCCCGGGGCGTCGCGCCCGTGGTCGTGGACCCGCTGGGCGTGTTCACGACGCTCGATTCGGGGGCGGTCCCGGCCTCGGTCGTCGCCGAGCCGCGGGTCGCTGCCTCGACCCTGCCACCCCGGGCGTGGTGCGACCTGGTCGGACTCGCACCCGACTCCGCGGCCGGGGCGGTGGTCTGGCAGGCGGCAGCGGGTGCCGAGACGCTGGCGGGGATGCGCCGGCGAGTCGAGGACCTGGAGTGCGGGCCCGTCGCGCGCCGAACCGCCCGGAACCACCTCACACTCGCCGAATCCTGGGACGTGTTCGCGCCGGCGGGACTCGACGCGACCGACCTCGCGACGGGTGAGGCCACCGTCCTCGACCTCGCGGGCACCCCCGAAACCGCGATGAACGCGGTCGTTCGGGCGGTCGCGACGGGGCTGTACGAGGCCCGGGTTGCCGGGAACATCGCCCGACTCCCGTGGCTGCTCTGCGACGAGGCGCACGTGTTCTTCGACGGGGTCGCCGCGCCGGCACTCCAGACGCTGCTGACCAGGGGCCGTCAGCCCGGCGTGAGCCTGCTGGCCGCCACGCAGCGCCCCGACGCGGTGCCCACTGTCGCCATCTCGCAGTCGGACCTGGTCATCGCGCACCGGCTGACCGACCGGGCCGACCGTGACGCGCTCGACCGTGCTCGCCCGGCGTACGCCGCGGACGCGCTCACGGCCGGGATGCCGACCCGGCCGGGCGACGTGACGGTCGTCGACGATACGGGAGAGGCCGTGCATGCGGTTCGCGTTCGAGAGCGAACGACTCCCCACGGTGGGTCGAGCCCGCGTGCAGGCACGGTGGATACTGGCGGAGAGGCCCCCCAGAGCCTCAAATGA
- a CDS encoding DNA-directed RNA polymerase subunit H, with translation MVDVSQHEMVPEHTILDEDELEDVLTEYDIDSTDLPKIKRTDPALPDDAEVNDVIKVVRNSRTTDEAVVYRLVVE, from the coding sequence ATGGTAGACGTAAGCCAACATGAAATGGTTCCGGAGCACACCATCCTCGACGAGGACGAGCTCGAGGACGTGCTTACGGAGTACGACATCGATAGTACAGACCTTCCGAAGATCAAGCGCACGGACCCTGCGCTCCCCGACGATGCCGAGGTCAACGACGTGATCAAAGTCGTTCGGAACTCGCGAACAACAGACGAAGCCGTAGTATACCGACTCGTGGTGGAGTGA
- a CDS encoding methyltransferase domain-containing protein — protein MSEQTETTTETLFLLWAARETGVLDALVADADTPAEIAAQTGITERAARLTVETLADEGFFAQVDGAYEPTNRALGFLAASDLRSVSRLPHELDVLAALRELPETMRTGEPDAAITSAADATWNELGHVQATDAATVRACVTAAQHAMSGTDTIGRVLDLGGAPGTYAVEFATRGYDVTLLDSEERLAESESLLAHEPVETVAGEPAALDSEDAGSTLPAVDCVFVPMRTHEFDTATNRELVERAHEVLTTSESGESGDTGGWLVVVDHLRDRSSRATATAVTELATGEGACYTSDRYRAWFDGAGFRAVQVRDVPGTARQVVFGQARV, from the coding sequence ATGAGCGAGCAGACGGAGACGACGACGGAGACGCTGTTCCTGCTGTGGGCCGCCCGCGAGACGGGCGTGCTCGACGCGCTCGTCGCCGACGCCGACACACCGGCCGAGATCGCCGCGCAGACGGGCATCACCGAGCGAGCGGCCCGGCTGACGGTCGAGACGCTGGCCGACGAGGGATTCTTCGCGCAGGTGGACGGGGCCTACGAGCCGACGAACCGGGCACTGGGATTCCTCGCGGCGAGTGACCTTCGCTCCGTGAGCCGACTCCCGCACGAACTCGACGTGCTGGCGGCCCTTCGAGAACTCCCCGAGACGATGCGAACCGGGGAGCCGGACGCCGCGATAACGAGCGCCGCGGACGCGACCTGGAACGAGCTCGGCCACGTGCAGGCGACCGACGCGGCGACGGTCCGGGCCTGCGTGACGGCGGCACAGCACGCGATGTCGGGGACGGACACCATCGGACGGGTGCTGGACCTGGGTGGTGCGCCGGGAACCTACGCCGTCGAGTTCGCCACCCGGGGATACGACGTGACGCTGCTCGATAGCGAGGAACGACTGGCCGAGAGCGAGTCGTTGCTCGCACACGAACCGGTCGAGACGGTTGCGGGGGAGCCAGCGGCACTGGACAGCGAGGACGCCGGGTCGACCCTCCCCGCGGTCGACTGCGTCTTCGTCCCGATGCGGACCCACGAGTTCGACACGGCGACGAACCGCGAACTGGTCGAGCGGGCGCACGAGGTGCTCACGACGAGCGAGTCCGGTGAGTCCGGCGACACCGGCGGCTGGCTCGTCGTCGTGGACCACCTCCGGGACCGCTCTTCGCGGGCCACGGCCACGGCGGTCACCGAGCTGGCGACCGGCGAGGGGGCGTGCTACACGAGCGACCGGTACCGCGCGTGGTTCGACGGGGCCGGATTCCGGGCGGTACAGGTCAGAGATGTGCCCGGAACCGCCAGACAGGTCGTCTTCGGACAGGCGCGAGTTTGA
- a CDS encoding DNA-directed RNA polymerase subunit B'' — translation MDRSKRRAISKEYFSKDRLAEHHFRSFNAFLTRGMQEVVDEKATIETDIGDKEGEEPVHVELGDVRVVTPRVREADGSEELLYPQEARLRNITYSAPVFMEMSIVKGEEGEERVVDSTETKVGRMPIMVGSEKCNIAGFSDEELIEIGEDPADPGGYFIVNGSERVLMTSEDLAPNKILAEYDTKYGDEIQVAKTFSQRRGYRALVLTERNREGLLEVSFPSVSGSINFVTLVRALGLESDEEIVHRVSDDPEVVKYMLENLEAAEVQSQEEAIEKLGKRVASGQGKNYQLKRANYVIDRYLLPHLHEDGVEEEDVRINKAFYLCRMAEACFELALQRRDSDDKDHYANKRLKVSGDLMKDLFRTALNKLARDVKYQLERANMRNRQLSVNTVVRSDVLTERLEHPIATGNWVGGRSGVSQLVDRTDFMGVLSHLRRLRSPLSRSQPHFEARDLHATQWGRICPSETPEGPNCGLVKNFAQAMELSQNIEDEQELKRELASMGVQGIPGLEGQGTEQPADD, via the coding sequence ATGGACCGATCAAAACGACGCGCGATTTCGAAGGAGTACTTCTCGAAGGACAGACTCGCAGAGCACCACTTCCGGTCGTTCAACGCGTTCCTGACGCGTGGCATGCAGGAGGTCGTCGACGAGAAGGCGACCATCGAGACGGACATCGGCGACAAGGAAGGCGAGGAACCGGTCCACGTGGAGCTGGGCGACGTTCGCGTCGTGACCCCGCGTGTGCGTGAGGCCGACGGTTCCGAAGAACTGCTGTACCCGCAGGAGGCTCGCCTGCGCAACATCACCTACTCCGCACCCGTGTTCATGGAGATGTCCATCGTGAAGGGCGAGGAAGGTGAAGAGCGCGTGGTGGACTCCACGGAGACCAAGGTGGGACGGATGCCCATCATGGTCGGCTCCGAGAAGTGTAACATCGCGGGCTTCTCCGACGAGGAACTCATCGAGATCGGTGAGGACCCCGCCGACCCCGGTGGCTACTTCATCGTCAACGGGTCCGAGCGCGTCCTGATGACGAGCGAGGACCTCGCGCCGAACAAGATCCTCGCGGAGTACGACACCAAGTACGGTGACGAGATCCAGGTCGCGAAGACGTTCAGCCAGCGCCGTGGCTACCGTGCCCTGGTGCTGACCGAGCGGAACCGTGAGGGCCTGCTCGAGGTCTCGTTCCCGTCGGTCTCGGGGAGCATCAACTTCGTGACGCTCGTGCGTGCGCTCGGACTCGAATCCGACGAGGAGATCGTCCACCGCGTCAGCGACGACCCCGAGGTCGTCAAGTACATGCTGGAGAACCTGGAGGCCGCCGAGGTCCAGTCCCAGGAGGAAGCCATCGAGAAGCTCGGGAAGCGCGTCGCCTCCGGGCAGGGCAAGAACTACCAGCTCAAGCGTGCGAACTACGTCATCGACCGCTACCTCCTCCCGCACCTCCACGAGGACGGCGTCGAGGAAGAGGACGTTCGCATCAACAAGGCGTTCTACCTCTGCCGGATGGCCGAGGCGTGTTTCGAGCTCGCACTGCAGCGTCGCGACTCGGACGACAAGGACCACTACGCCAACAAGCGGCTCAAGGTCTCGGGCGACCTGATGAAGGACCTGTTCCGGACCGCGCTGAACAAGCTGGCGCGTGACGTGAAGTACCAGCTCGAACGCGCGAACATGCGCAACCGGCAGCTGTCGGTCAACACGGTCGTTCGATCCGACGTGCTGACCGAGCGGCTGGAGCACCCCATCGCGACGGGGAACTGGGTGGGTGGCCGCTCCGGTGTCTCCCAGCTGGTCGACCGGACGGACTTCATGGGTGTGCTGTCTCACCTGCGTCGCCTGCGCTCGCCGCTCTCGCGGTCGCAGCCGCACTTCGAGGCACGTGACCTGCACGCGACCCAGTGGGGTCGCATCTGTCCCTCCGAGACGCCGGAGGGACCGAACTGTGGGCTGGTGAAGAACTTCGCCCAGGCCATGGAGCTGTCGCAGAACATCGAAGACGAACAGGAGCTCAAGCGCGAGCTCGCGTCGATGGGGGTACAGGGTATCCCCGGACTCGAGGGACAGGGAACGGAGCAACCCGCGGACGACTAA